The Pichia kudriavzevii chromosome 3, complete sequence nucleotide sequence TTGCTAATAGAGTGATATGTTCATGAGAACTCCAACGACAACACAACCACCTATTTGCACAACAAACACCATTGTCGCACGCTGCGCGCCCTAGAAGTAGAAAGAAAGGGAAATGACATTAAGAGAATCATACCCCGTGCCCGTAACGCCGAAAAAATCACACCCCGTCCCCCACACCTTAAAACCTCAACCGCTTAACACCGCCACACCCTTTCTCTTTATAAACGCCGTTTGCATTACTCATTCTTCTTATAAACCGCACCCCCCAAAACGCGGAATAGCTTCAACCCCCCAATCAGATATGAGTTTCCCGGGAAACCCGCTTTTCCCGACAGCCCCACAAGGGGTTGGTCTATAAAAGAGGACGTTTTCCCCGTCATCGAGATTGAAGATTCTTACAGGCCCATTTATTCAAATTGGAGTTGATTCTTCTTGTCTTTactttctttctctctttttcttcctttttttatattatcTTTTGTCAAGCCTGGTTCCCTAAGTTGAactctcttttcttgtGATCCTCCTATATAGATACGCCTTGCCAAATATGTTTGCATCAACCTTCAGAAGTCAAGCTGTAAGAGCTGCAAGATTTACTAGATTCCAATCCACTTTTGCCATTCCAGAGAAGCAAATGGGTGTTATCTTTGAAACTCATGGTGGTCCTTTACAATACAAGGAAATTCCAGTTCCAAAACCAAAGCCAACTGAAATTTTAATCAATGTTAAATACTCTGGTGTCTGCCATACCGATTTACACGCATGGAAAGGTGACTGGCCATTACCAGCAAAGTTACCCCTAGTTGGTGGTCACGAAGGTGCGGGCATTGTTGTTGCGAAAGGTTCTGCAGTTACCAACTTTGAGATTGGCGATTATGCTGGTATTAAGTGGTTAAACGGTTCATGTATGTCATGTGAATTCTGTGAACAAGGTGATGAATCTAACTGTGAACATGCCGATTTGAGTGGTTATACTCATGATGGTTCTTTCCAACAATATGCCACTGCTGACGCTATTCAAGCTGCAAAGATCCCAAAGGGTACCGACTTATCTGAAGTTGCCCCAATTTTATGTGCTGGTGTTACTGTCTATAAAGCTTTGAAAACTGCTGATTTAAGAGCAGGTCAATGGGTTGCGATTTCTGGTGCCGCTGGTGGTCTAGGTTCTCTTGCTGTCCAATATGCAAAGGCAATGGGTCTAAGAGTTTTAGGTATCGATGGTGGTGAAGGTAAAAAGGAACTTTTTGAACAATGTGGTGGTGATGTGTTTATCGATTTTACCAGATACCCAAGAGATGCACCTGAAAAGATGGTTGCTGATATTAAGGCTGCAACTAACGGTTTGGGTCCACACGGTGTTATCAATGTCTCTGTCTCCCCAGCTGCTATCTCTCAATCATGTGACTATGTTAGAGCAACTGGTAAGGTTGTCCTTGTCGGTATGCCATCTGGTGCTGTCTGTAAGTCTGATGTCTTCACTCATGTTGTTAAATCTTTACAAATTAAAGGTTCTTATGTTGGTAACAGAGCAGATACCAGAGAAGCTTTGGAATTCTTTAATGAAGGTAAGGTCAGATCTCCAATCAAGGTTGTCCCATTATCTACTTTACCTGAAATTTACGAATTGATGGAGCAAGGTAAGATTTTAGGTAGATACGTTGTTGATACTTCTaaataatgaagatgaagaaaacagCAAACTTTTTATGACTACCCCCAACCATCTAACGATTTATGATCTATATATAGCTTTCTAGAACATCCATTTATTTATTCACTTACTCATGTATTTATATTATACAATACAGAATAACTAATTACAATGtgtacatttttttttcattaccATAATGTATGCGTTGAGCCTCTTGCACCTTCTTTATTAGGAAAtcagttgaaaaatttccGGATTGTCTTTATTATTGgcccatttttttttggtcacacctttatttttgtaCACTTCTCGGGCAAAGCAAAAACTATAGTACCGGATAGGCCTTTAAGAAACTCCAGTGTTTATGATTTTAGTTGGTGTGCCATCTACACGTTCTCTTAGTTTCTTTATCATGTCACAGAAAGCAAGCATGCAAACCCttacaaaaaataacaacatACAAATGCCTAAACAACTGGACTATAATGATGGTGAGTCAGTTACGAAAAAAGCAAGTGGGTTAATACGATTTCGTAAGGGACAGTCTGAGGAAGACtacaattttcaaaaggagCAGTTCTGGTCCACGGGTCCTTTAGTACAGAATCACACATTTGTGActgaatttgttgaaaagtttattgaaaacacaATTAGTGAAGATTATTCAATCACAGATCGATCGAAAATAGAACGTGAAACAATCATACACGGATTGGAGAAGCTGTATTTTCAAAGGGAATATGAGCGATGTCTAAAAGATGTTCAACTATTGAAGGACAATATCGATAAGTTCAATCCTAATTTGGATCTTaatgcaaagaagaataagaatttgaaaagaatttATAATGAGCTGAATTATATTTCTTCGATGTGCATCAAAAAGATCCATGAAAGTAACGAAAAGAAACTGGGGGAAATCTAATAatttacaatttcaatatacACCTCTATATCCTTTAATGTAATGGCTTTATAAATAAACACGAACTTCTACAGCACCGacgtttctttttcttaccagctcttcttcttcttcttcttcttcttcttcttcttcttcttcttcttcttctttctcaccatcattgccattttccttttttcttatttgcTCTTGATCCtctgttttttcaatttggacAAACTCATCTAATACACCAACACTTTTAGTAAATATGTCTACTTGaaagttttcttcaaacttaaAATGTAATCCAATATTAATTACCTTGTTTATCGATTTACCCATTCCTTTAACAGTGATGTAATTAGTTTTCTTACTAATATTCCCCCTTCGTACTAAGGTACCCTTTTTATTAGGTATATCATCaaacttcaaaatcattttctCGATTCTTTTGATTGCTGATATAAATGGTGTATTTGTCTTAATATATAATGTTGTGTCCAATTCTGTGTGCACATAAGGACGTAATGGTGCATGCTTAATgatttgtgtttttttagATTCTCTCCTGGCCATGTTTTTAACTCTTGTTGTACTTTAAGTATTAgctttgttgaaattgtgTCTCTTCTGTACCAACTGTGGGAAAAATATTTGAGAATTGAGGTTACCTATTGCCATGTctaaaaaattgaaaatgtttgCGTGAGAACAATTATTTTGGTGGTCTTAAGCTATATGTAAGGTATAGCCACTTCTTTTGGGCAACAAGATTACACGGCCTCGCCGGCACAGGTTTAACGGCCATCCACTTTCATGGTTGCTTAAATTGAGTAGACAGTCCCCACCACGTTTTCCTATTAATGTGCGTAACCCTAGCATATATTGTTAGATTTGAGAATATTATGATCAAGCTAGCCACTTCCCAAACATCTCGTGAATTGGCCTTTCCAGTATTGCAATTCTGTATGaagttttcttcattaaaCATGCTGACGCCAAATTGTTTTTGAGTTCAAATGCTCAACATGATATTTTGGCCACATTGTAACCTTACTTGTTCCCGATGACTCAAAATTGTAATGCCTTTCGGCTCTATATGAACTGAGGGTATTGGCTTTCTTGGTCCAAAAAGCATCTCCCTCAACCAAACCAATTCCTTACTCCTCAAACACCAAACATGCTGATTTAAAAATactccaatttcttttcaagCAAAATATTAAGTGACCTGATGTTTTTAAGCCTTgcttttttccttttttgaAACCATACACAATTTCGGAAGTCGGTAAATAAAACAAACCTTTTTTAAAAAGACTCGATGCAGGCTTTGGAAGATATTTCCCAAAGTTTTTACAATGATAATTTGTCAAGCAATATCCACTTAACTCATCATGTTCTTGTTCATACATGGTACTTACCCAATGTCTTTTCGGGGACAGCCAAACTACTTCGCCACtcagaaaagaaaggttATTCACCGATTTTAATTGTATATAATCTTCATGAAAAAGCTACTTATACACGTTTAAAAAACAGATAAATTGGAGTCAAGTAATATAAGTGTGTACTTGTCACGGTTATATTACCGGAACTTTGAGGGATTGGATAACACCGATTTCGTTGCAAGTTATTGCAACCTGTAAAACAATATTGACATGGCTGGTTTtactgaaaaatacaatgtttcaaaagacATAGACCTGACTTGTGAACgtaaagaagaagctcAACCAAACAACTTCTGTTTATTGGGCTGAATACGCCTAGAATCTAGCACGAGACGACAGACTATTTTAGTGATAGTCTATTAGGCGTACGAAAGAATTTTCTAAACTTTCTataaagaaacagaaaatacaaaaccCAACTGTATAATATGTATTGATAGATTAGTCAACATGAAGATTGTAGTTATAATATTGACTAAATGTGACAATCACGGAGCAACACTGTGATGAATATCACAAAAATTATTGAGGTATGAATGGGGGAGGGGAGCGCATCAACTTTATACGCTGAATAACCTCAGATACTTTGAAATGTATACATCAAGCTTTTTTGGTAAATGAACCTAAATCTATTTTAATTCTGACAACATAGAGCCTCAAAAACTAACTTGTTCTACAGCTTATATTTTGAGAGAAAAGTTTTACCAAGTTGACAAAAGCATACAATTGACATGGTTTTTTGCAAAAGCCATTTAAACACCATACCTCTGTTCTCTATCGTCCAGTCTCTcactttatttttattcttgTTCGGTGTGAATATGAGAGTGAATGTTTACCTTgtctcatttttttcatcatgCATTTGAGGGTGCGAgccattgaagaattcgGGTGGGTAATCTACGCTTTCTTGCGAAGACGGTAGTTCTTGAGTTCTGCAATTTTGGGTTCTTGCTTGAAACATAGTAAAACTTTAGCGGTAGAAAAATGTCTACCACAAAGTACAGCGGTGATGAAAAACTGATAGAATATGCTTTGAGCTCCCAAGATTACATTGACCAGTTCATTCCAATCATAAAATCTGAATTACAAACAAAGAACTCTTTAAATGAGCTGATTGAGAAACTGGAGACGattcaagttcaaaagGAACATCAGCTTCAAGATGTATCATATGAGTCAATTGATGACATTTCTGATTCGGTCAATGCGATTACTGATGTAGTTAGCGCAACTGATGCGATTGCATCCACtatccaaaatatcaataaagaACTACATAAATCAGGTAACGAGCTTTTGAATGTCAAGCAAAAAGTAGTTAATTATGAACAGACAAAGGGGAGAATAGTGGAAACCAACGAAAAAATCAACTCGTGCCTTGAAATCTTAAACCTCACAAAcaaaattcttgatttaatcaaaaatgaagatttttATAGAGCTTTGATATTACTCAAATCTCTGTCaaacatcaaagaaatggagACTTTCCCATTTATTAATAGATTTTTAAACTCTATTCCCTCTTTCAAATTAATCATTGTGGAGGAGACattcaatcaattgaaCAGATGGTTGAATCTAAgtatagaaaaaaatttaacTGATTTTGGTGAGCTATTGTTTGAGCATTTCCAAGTTATCAATGATAGCTGGTTTGAAAAACAGTCTGCCGATTCTAAATTGCTTAGTTTTAAGGTAAATACTCCGGTTGAAATTTCATTCAGGCCAATTGAGTTTAAAACCTTTAATCCGTTGgacaaattgaaaattaaCTTACAGCCCCTCTATCACTCAATATTAGTCTTTCACGAGCTAAATCAGCTTCAAGACCTGAAGGAGTACATTTCTAATGATATAGTCAGAAGAATAGATCATCTGTTTATTCCAATCAAGGATTCCATAACGAGGCAGAATGTATTCCCCGGTAATGAATCCTTGAGGatcaatttattttcaatttgctCATTCTCAATCACAGATAGAATAATGAACGAAAAAACCAATTTTAAAATAAGATCTTTGGATGATATACAAAGCACGTTTAATAACATccaaaagaaatttttACCATTATTAGCCAATCATATTGAATTCTATGATTTTGACTTGAACGACCTAATTGAGAtaaatgatatttttggaaTATATTACCAACTATTGACTTATTATAACTTTAATGCAGAACCAATATATCGATTAATGTTAAAAGtcttcaagaaattttGTGATAAGTCtattgaagatgtcaaCAAGAAATATACTCAATTGTCATTGAATGATAACTCACAACCACTGATAATTCAATCACAAGATGAGTTGAATCGAATCACTGACAATGTTTTTTATATCTCTGCGGTTGCAAAGGAGAATTTCCCTATAACAGTTCCTTTTTCGGAGATCTATGTCAGCACAAGCCAATTATTAAAGAATCTGATCAGAGATTTATACGAATTTGTTGCAAGGTATTACACCGAAGATAATAATGTGATTATAAATAGAATTTCTAGGTCTATTGATAAAGTGTTGATAAATATAGTATTGAAGGATTTGGATGACAAAATTAAGTCCACGTACAAGGAAGTGGTTTCTCAGAATTTAGtcaatttggatttttatTCAAGCTCAATATacgaaattgaaaactacCTAAATTTCTCCGAAGATAAGTTGGTAATGAGAACAAGGAAGTTCTCGAGCGTAGTTAAGTTGGATGCAATAAATGAGTTTAAAAAAGCCAGGAGATTGGCAATCGAGAGTATGTTTAACATGATTGATAGTAAGGTTCACTCATTGTTTGACATGGTTGATTTTAATTGGGAGTCTGAAGAAGTTGAGCAATCTCCAAACACAGGAATTATTGATTTAATTGGGTTCTTACaagattctttcaaattaaATTTTTCCCATTTACCGGAGTCTATCAAATCTCTATTGCTACTCAAAATTCTGGACAAGATTGCAAAGTTTATGGaagattcaatttttgaagTGAAAAAACTAAACGAAATCTCTATAAAAAATTTTTCCCAGGATATTGAATACATAGAAGCATCGATTAGCAACTTTTACGATTCAAAAAGTAATATCGATGAAACTTTGATGGAACCACTGAAGAACTTATTTACCAAGTTGCAACAAATTATAGAATTGCTAATGGATGGTACATTCGACAATTATAAAAACGATGATATAAGAATgagaaatttcaacaagatAGCACAAGAAGAAGCTGTTAGTTTGATCAATAAATTATCCAAACctgttgaacttgaaaatgaaacaCCTGAACCTTCGGATGATTCTCAGGATGATGTAAGGTCTATTTTCGGATTGAAAAGGTCCGCTACAACTTTTACTTTCAGAAAATGATTCTTTTTCCTACCATCTATATGTTGCTTCTTTCTATAACGCTTTATACGAATGACTCCTTACTCGATAACTTCTTTTCGAATGCCAACCAATCACTCGTTTTTGTAGGTATCAACCCCATTGAGTTTAGCTTCCAAATTCCAACCGCCAAATTCCCGCAGCAAGAGAGAATATATACAAGTTTCATAAGATTAACATCGTAGCTATCTACATCGCCCTCCATACTTTTATCAAGCTGTTCAAATTTTTCGTTAACCTGGAATAATTCTTTGAACGTATTAATGAAAAGCATGCACAACATTGTTATTGGTATGACTTGAATTTCATTAGGGGACATATATGACATACCAATATTCATAATTATAGATTTTGCAGGTGATGTTGATAGTTCCCacagtttcttttttttcatatctttcaaatcaaaGTTCAGTATCTTTCCTTTATTTCTCACCCTGCCACAGTTGGAGGAAATTCGTCCTTCATCTATATCTTGGTACGCATTATCAGTATAACCTTGTGGAGGGGTAATTTTCACGAGCTTGCTTTGTTTATAAGCATTCACATACAGTCTTTCATTCTTGTGGATATCCAACCAACTCATGACCACCAACAGATTAAATGTGAGATACTTTGCGGGCGTGTTAAAAGGTGACAGCTAATCAATTCCATCGCATTTAAGGTGAATGCATTCATATAGTCAAGATTTAGCGACCGAATGCTaaaattcatcattctGTGTTCATGCACCGGTTTTAACATGCCCATTTACTCACCTTTAAGGTGTATAACGAAGATCTATAGCAATATAGTAAACATACGCCGAAATGAATCGTATCCTGATAATTGGTCCGCCTAAAGTGGATATGGTCGAATTTGTAAAAAGGGTTTTTGACCAAACACTGCCTAGTCTTCCGTCTGTTCCCAAAGGAGAACAGAATGGTGTCATTTGTGAAGGGCTGACAATTGACAACAAATATTGTTGCATTGAGATCGACGTATTCATCGATCAAACTGAAGACACAACACTCGAGTCATATGATGAGTGCGTCAAAGAACTGATGTCACCAGAAATTCAGGAACTACGAGAAAATGTACCgtttattatatttatataccTTGATAGTGAAGTATTGGAAGCACACAATCAAGCACTTTCGGAACTCGAGGAGCAAATAAAACATGATTATGTTCATGCTAATCAAGATGCTGGGTTTGAGAAAATACTGGTACACCGGTTGTTATATTCTGAAAGAAATCTAGAGAAGCAAACCGATGAACtgagagaagaaattgtACTCTTTCCTTGGCCAGCCATCACAAAGAAGACACATGCTCCTCTAGGGGAGGCCAATAAGACAATAGACAAGGATAGTCTTGACGAAATGAGATTGGACAGCTTAGAGAGGGATATGAACATGCTCCGCACAGCCCGTGCTAATCATTTATATAGTGGTGAGAAAAATCTTTCCGCTGAAGAGAAGGGCCTTGTTCAGAAGATACTAGACACTCATCTAGGAACTTAACAACTTGAACAACTAGGATGCAGAGACTACAGAAAATATCAAGGGCAGCTTTTTCTGTCAATAGGAGCTTGGTGAACACTTTCAAGTATGCAAAGCAGGATCAATTGTATGTTCACCAGCTGAACAATGAGATAACAAAAGTTTCCTTCAGTGAAGATCCAGACAAGCTAGCGATTGGTGCACTCAAGGGTTTAATCAATGAGAAGGATTTGCTTATTTCACCTGATAACTTCATCgaaaacaaagatttcTTGAATGTATTGCATAAAACATATTCTGATCATGCCCACAAAGATCAAGCATACATTTACGATGCCTTAAACTATGCAAATAATCATATGGCATTATCGGACTATAAGAAGATACTGAAGTACATGGACGAAAGACCTGAAACTCAAAACACTGTGGGGTATGTCCTTGTCGATAACAAGGGTGCCATAGTTCCAGATAGCTATGAACAAAATGATACTTACACTCTGTGTAATATTGATGGCATTATCAAATTGAGTGACTTCATGGCCGAAAAACTACAAGAAAATTTATAGTTTTCCTACAATGACAATCCTTTTCCCCTTTATTATTTCATCATgacattttatttttttaaaacaTTATATAATCTTCTAATAGGTTGATTAACAAAGGCCACTTTTCACCATTAGAATCGTCTTTCATGGACTCCAGATTCTGGTCAGTGCTTAGTATCACGGTATCTAAAGGTGAAACTAATGGTAAACGATTTTGCTCATTAATAGCCATAATTAATGCTCGATTGATCTTAGTTTTGTTCCCATAATACAATTCCTTGAACAATGGTGAATTGATTGGAtctttaaaagaaaacaaaacagtTATTCTGTTAACATAAAATTTAAACTCCTCCTCCTTGAATAACATTTGTAACTGCGATGCCAATCTGAtgcatttttcaatctcataTTTACCTGTAGTAAAGAAGTAAATCAACTCAACCACTTTTATACGAAAGTCAATCTTTCTATAAGTAGTTAAAAACCCAGGATACTCTATTTCCAAGCGTTTCCTCAGCCCATAAAAgtcattgtttttgatcATCTGCTTCAAGTCTCTTTTAAGGCTACAAAGTTGTAACAGGGTCTTGGTTTCAAGTCTGGTGTTGCTTGATTCTTGAATTGGGGGGATATATATCTTTCTTTGCAAATCTTTTAGATCCGCCTCTAAAGCCTGAACAATGGATTCATGACCTCCATACTTCAAATATCCTAAAACTAGCGCATCGATGTAGGTTGTAAGATCATTATCAGAATCAATACTATCACTAATAAGTGTGTTATCAGGCAGTTTAAATGGCTTggtattcttttttttgagaGAATCCATAAAATGcagtttattttgtttaaCATAATTTGAgatatcaaatttgaattcagGATCATCTTTTCTAATCCCTAAGTTCACACGGGCACCAGAGTAAGATCCTAAACTTATTGAGGGAACTAAACctttaacattttttttaccttcGAAGCTTTTTGCCAAAAACATTTCAATCGATCCTAACTCGCAAATCATATAACCATTCTTGGTAATAAAGAATGAATCGTTGTATAAGTTATATCCCATACCAACGACATCGTTACAGCCAAAATTACAGGTTGTTTTTTCAATCCGCTTGACATTCCAAATGGTCAGGACACCGTTTCTACCATTCCAACCAACTGCACGATCATCACTACCTCTCATGTCAACCATTGAAGAACTAGGATACGACAGATTTTTAATCTCATCTTTGACAAACCCAATAACCACATCTTCTTGATCATTTGCGCCTCTTGTGATTTCAATCTCGTAATAAAAGATGCCCAATAGTGGGGTAACATACGAGTCCATCAGTATGGTCACAACATTACCTTTGTTATTTGACCGAGGatacaaattgaaaacggtattttcaataaaaggTGTACGTATTTCTTTGCCATCTTCGGTGAGTAGAAGCTTTACATCTGTCTTTGGCATTTCTAATTTATACGGTAAAGAAACATCCCTATTTAGAAATTGATCGTTTTGCAGGGATGCCATGGATCCCCAGTTAATATTACCAGATAAGTAGTAGCCGCCATCTGAATGGGAGATATTAGCAATATCTATACCGTTTTCACGTGCCTGTCGTTCTAAAGACAATAGACTTGTTGAGCTTTTTCCGTGATTCAAGTATTTCAGTAAACTACCCGAATCTCCGTTGAGGGGATGGGACTTGCCGCTGCCATTAAAGTTATTGCCAGTGATGTTAGAGTTGGCAAGCTCAAAGTATGCATATTCCTGAGAGATCAAACTAATGTCTAACAAGTTTCTCAGATATTCTTGAGACTCAAGACTTTCATCCATGAAACTAACCGGATTCTTCCCTAAATATCCCTGGTTTGCTaaatatattattttctgCCATTGTAATGTGTCCGGCAACGATTTTAAGTCACCATCGTTAGAAAACTCGTTAATCAAGTGAGTTGAAAGTGATTGAAGTTTCATATATTCGGGTACCCTAGCCTCCCTTATTGTTAACTCAACCATATTGGATAATGCCCCACTGTTTGTAAATCGTCTTTACAGCTTAGTAGTTTATAAAAATATGCACTATTGGATATAAGAATGGTTAATTTGACACAATCTTAACAATTTGAGAAAGCAACTCGCGGCTTATCTTATCGGGTTGGAATTTGGTGCAACTCCCACATCCCAGTTACAATGGAAAACTTCAGAagtttctctcttgtttttAATGTATTTGAACCCGTTGAGGAGAATATATTAACTCCGTATAATATACAAAGAGGAAATGGACGTATAAATGAAAGTGAGAGATATAAAAAGGTAAACCCCTAGATAGATTGCATCATATCATGATATCAAAAGGAGGAAATCTAATAAATATGTTGAATGTTCTATTAGAAAATAAGGTACGATATAAGAGTGATTTAAGAAACacaatagaaaaaaaaaacgaatCCACGCTTAGTATCTGTAGTGATCTGGCTTGTATGGACCTTGCTCTGGGATGGATAAGTAATCTGCTTGAGCATTAGATAACTTGGTCAATTTAACTCCCAAGTGGTCCAAATGACATCTTGCAACGGTTTCatccaaaatctttggTAAGATGTGGACACCAACGGTGAAAGGACCAGTCTTTTCGAATTCTGGGTAAGTCTTTCTGAATTCCGCATCATTAGCCTTGAACAAAGCGATTTGGGCTAAAACTTGGTTAGAGAAGGAACATGACATGACAAAGGAGGAATGACCAGTTGCACAACCCAAGTTAACCAATCTTCCATCTGCTAATAAGATGACGTGTCTACCAGACTTCATAAGGTATCTGTCAACTTGTGGCTTGATGTTGATACATTCAACAGCGTTAGCCTTCAACCAAGCaacatcaatttcaatatcaaagtgACCAATGTTACAAACAATTGCATCTTCTGGCATTTGTTCGAAATGTGCACCAGTGATGATATCTCTACAACCGGTAGTTGTGACGAAAATTTGACCAATCTTAGCGACGTCATCCATAGTGTTGACTTCATAACCAGAAACTGCAGCTTGCAAAGCGTTAATTGGATCGACTTCAGTAACAATAACTCTTGCACCCATACCTCTAAGAGCCATAGCACAACCTTTACCAACATCACCGAAACCTGCAACAACTGCAACTTTACCAGCAACCATGACATCGGTTGCCCTCTTAATACCATCAATCAAAGATTCTCTACAACCGTATAAGTTGTCGAATTTGGACTTGGTAACGGAATCATTAACATTGATAGCTGGAATCTTCAAGACATTATCCTTGACCATCTTGTACAAGTTGTGGACACCAGTGGTAGTTTCTTCAGATAAACCGAAACAATCATCTAACATTTCTGGGTACTTGTCATGGACTAATTTAGTTAAATCACCACCAtcatccaaaatcaaattcaatttcttaCCATCCTTGAATGCAAATAGTTGTTGTTCAATACACCATTCGTACTCTTCTTCGGTTTCACCCTTCCAAGCGAAAACTGGAACACCAGCTGCGGCAATAGCTGCAGCAGCGTGATCCTGAGTGGAGTAGATGTTACAAGAAGACCAGGTAACTTCTGCACCTAACGCAACCAAAGTTTCAATTAAAACAGCAGTTTGGATGGTCATGTGTAAACAACCGGCAATTCTAGCACCCTTTAATGGTTGTGCTGGTCCGTACTTCTTTCTGATGTACATAAGACCTGGCATTTCATTTTCGGATAGTTCGATATCTTTTCTACCAAAGGCAGCTAAGGAGATATCTGCAACCTTGTAAGTTTGGGATGGAGCGGACATAGTTTGTTTCTTGTACGGTTGTTGGAgaggaaacaaaagaaagaaaaaaaacaaggaGGAAAACAATCAAACTCTTACAGATGAAGCATCAACGTATCCTGAGAGGACCCGAATCTTGGAAAAGACGAATATGCCCTTTTTATATGGAAAAGTGGTTATTCGAGCatgtgaaaaattttaacTATAGTGGATTTgaatgtgaaaaaaaaaaaaaaagaagtttgaaaattctGTTGAAGATCGTATACTGAGAAAAACGTGAGCGGAACGAGCCAGAGACATAATTTTGTCCTGTGTTGAGTATTTGCGTATACTTTAGATATCGTTCTTTTGGATGCATGTATATACACACACATATATATCAACCTAAACATATACATACTTGccataataataataatata carries:
- a CDS encoding uncharacterized protein (PKUD0C10060; similar to Saccharomyces cerevisiae YMR083W (ADH3); ancestral locus Anc_2.480) — protein: MFASTFRSQAVRAARFTRFQSTFAIPEKQMGVIFETHGGPLQYKEIPVPKPKPTEILINVKYSGVCHTDLHAWKGDWPLPAKLPLVGGHEGAGIVVAKGSAVTNFEIGDYAGIKWLNGSCMSCEFCEQGDESNCEHADLSGYTHDGSFQQYATADAIQAAKIPKGTDLSEVAPILCAGVTVYKALKTADLRAGQWVAISGAAGGLGSLAVQYAKAMGLRVLGIDGGEGKKELFEQCGGDVFIDFTRYPRDAPEKMVADIKAATNGLGPHGVINVSVSPAAISQSCDYVRATGKVVLVGMPSGAVCKSDVFTHVVKSLQIKGSYVGNRADTREALEFFNEGKVRSPIKVVPLSTLPEIYELMEQGKILGRYVVDTSK
- a CDS encoding uncharacterized protein (PKUD0C10070; similar to Saccharomyces cerevisiae YPL108W; ancestral locus Anc_8.594) encodes the protein MILVGVPSTRSLSFFIMSQKASMQTLTKNNNIQMPKQLDYNDGESVTKKASGLIRFRKGQSEEDYNFQKEQFWSTGPLVQNHTFVTEFVEKFIENTISEDYSITDRSKIERETIIHGLEKLYFQREYERCLKDVQLLKDNIDKFNPNLDLNAKKNKNLKRIYNELNYISSMCIKKIHESNEKKLGEI
- a CDS encoding uncharacterized protein (PKUD0C10080; similar to Saccharomyces cerevisiae YBR167C (POP7); ancestral locus Anc_8.593); the protein is MARRESKKTQIIKHAPLRPYVHTELDTTLYIKTNTPFISAIKRIEKMILKFDDIPNKKGTLVRRGNISKKTNYITVKGMGKSINKVINIGLHFKFEENFQVDIFTKSVGVLDEFVQIEKTEDQEQIRKKENGNDGEKEEEEEEEEEEEEEEEEELVRKRNVGAVEVRVYL
- a CDS encoding uncharacterized protein (PKUD0C10090; similar to Saccharomyces cerevisiae YGL233W (SEC15); ancestral locus Anc_3.554) — translated: MSTTKYSGDEKLIEYALSSQDYIDQFIPIIKSELQTKNSLNELIEKLETIQVQKEHQLQDVSYESIDDISDSVNAITDVVSATDAIASTIQNINKELHKSGNELLNVKQKVVNYEQTKGRIVETNEKINSCLEILNLTNKILDLIKNEDFYRALILLKSLSNIKEMETFPFINRFLNSIPSFKLIIVEETFNQLNRWLNLSIEKNLTDFGELLFEHFQVINDSWFEKQSADSKLLSFKVNTPVEISFRPIEFKTFNPLDKLKINLQPLYHSILVFHELNQLQDLKEYISNDIVRRIDHLFIPIKDSITRQNVFPGNESLRINLFSICSFSITDRIMNEKTNFKIRSLDDIQSTFNNIQKKFLPLLANHIEFYDFDLNDLIEINDIFGIYYQLLTYYNFNAEPIYRLMLKVFKKFCDKSIEDVNKKYTQLSLNDNSQPLIIQSQDELNRITDNVFYISAVAKENFPITVPFSEIYVSTSQLLKNLIRDLYEFVARYYTEDNNVIINRISRSIDKVLINIVLKDLDDKIKSTYKEVVSQNLVNLDFYSSSIYEIENYLNFSEDKLVMRTRKFSSVVKLDAINEFKKARRLAIESMFNMIDSKVHSLFDMVDFNWESEEVEQSPNTGIIDLIGFLQDSFKLNFSHLPESIKSLLLLKILDKIAKFMEDSIFEVKKLNEISIKNFSQDIEYIEASISNFYDSKSNIDETLMEPLKNLFTKLQQIIELLMDGTFDNYKNDDIRMRNFNKIAQEEAVSLINKLSKPVELENETPEPSDDSQDDVRSIFGLKRSATTFTFRK
- a CDS encoding uncharacterized protein (PKUD0C10100; similar to Saccharomyces cerevisiae YGL231C (EMC4); ancestral locus Anc_3.552); this translates as MSWLDIHKNERLYVNAYKQSKLVKITPPQGYTDNAYQDIDEGRISSNCGRVRNKGKILNFDLKDMKKKKLWELSTSPAKSIIMNIGMSYMSPNEIQVIPITMLCMLFINTFKELFQVNEKFEQLDKSMEGDVDSYDVNLMKLVYILSCCGNLAVGIWKLNSMGLIPTKTSDWLAFEKKLSSKESFV